In Opitutaceae bacterium TAV5, one genomic interval encodes:
- a CDS encoding lantibiotic ABC transporter permease produces MSTDYAISIEHVRKSFGGVHALRDVSLHVRKGTIHALVGENGAGKSTLMKILAGIHTRDGGIIRIDGRDVDFRSPRDSQREAIGIVHQELALAPDLTVAENLYLDNLSRGSLSINWRKLNESAAAAIRAFGFDIDPKTPVSELGIAQRQIIEIAKILARDVRILILDEPSAVLADPEIDVLFASLRRLREQGVSIIYISHRLQEIFRIADEITVIKDGQTVTTLDPAACTEDDIITNMVGRKLSALFPPKTPPPPSAPGEHPLLEIKNLSRHRVLRDIHLRLRAGEIVGLAGLVGSGRTELARCLFGIDRADTGTIAKNGAPLRLPRSASHAMRSGIGLVPEDRKGQGGLLELPIATNATLASLRKVTRFGLINHRAENRQTQAARERLHMRLGSIHDPLSSLSGGNQQKVILGKWLDADCDLLILDEPTRGVDVGAKAEIFNLITELSARRLGVLMISSELVEIVGLCHRAYVMCEGTITGELAGDEITEEAIMRLALPKRAAA; encoded by the coding sequence ATGTCCACCGATTACGCCATCTCCATCGAACACGTCCGCAAGAGCTTCGGCGGCGTGCATGCGCTCCGGGATGTCAGCCTCCACGTGCGCAAAGGCACCATCCACGCCCTCGTCGGCGAAAACGGCGCCGGCAAGTCCACCCTCATGAAAATCCTCGCGGGCATCCACACCCGCGATGGCGGCATCATCCGCATCGACGGGCGCGACGTCGATTTCCGTTCCCCTCGCGACAGCCAGCGCGAAGCCATCGGCATCGTCCACCAGGAACTCGCCCTCGCCCCCGATCTCACCGTCGCCGAAAACCTCTACCTCGACAACCTCTCCCGCGGCTCCCTCTCCATCAACTGGCGCAAGCTCAACGAGTCCGCCGCCGCCGCCATCCGCGCCTTCGGCTTCGACATCGACCCGAAAACCCCCGTCTCCGAACTCGGCATCGCCCAGCGCCAGATCATCGAAATCGCCAAAATTCTCGCCCGCGACGTCCGCATCCTCATCCTTGACGAGCCCAGCGCCGTCCTCGCCGATCCCGAGATCGACGTCCTTTTCGCCAGCCTCAGACGCCTCCGCGAGCAGGGCGTCTCCATCATCTACATCTCGCACCGGCTCCAGGAAATTTTCCGCATCGCCGACGAGATCACCGTCATCAAGGACGGCCAGACCGTCACCACGCTCGACCCCGCCGCCTGCACCGAAGACGACATCATCACCAACATGGTCGGCCGCAAACTCAGCGCCCTCTTCCCGCCCAAAACCCCGCCCCCCCCCTCCGCTCCCGGCGAGCACCCGCTGCTCGAAATAAAAAACCTCTCCCGCCACCGCGTCCTCCGCGACATCCACCTGCGCCTCCGCGCCGGCGAAATCGTCGGCCTCGCCGGCCTCGTCGGCTCCGGCCGCACCGAGCTCGCCCGCTGCCTCTTCGGTATCGATCGTGCCGATACGGGAACGATCGCCAAAAACGGCGCGCCTCTCCGCCTCCCCCGCTCCGCCAGCCACGCCATGCGCTCCGGCATCGGCCTCGTCCCCGAGGACCGCAAGGGCCAGGGCGGCCTCCTCGAACTCCCCATCGCCACCAACGCCACCCTCGCCAGCCTGCGCAAGGTCACCCGCTTCGGTCTCATCAACCACCGCGCCGAAAACCGCCAGACCCAGGCCGCCCGCGAACGTCTCCATATGCGACTCGGCTCCATCCACGATCCCCTTTCCTCCCTCAGCGGCGGCAACCAGCAAAAAGTCATCCTCGGCAAGTGGCTCGATGCCGACTGCGACCTCCTCATCCTCGACGAACCCACACGCGGCGTGGATGTCGGCGCCAAGGCCGAGATTTTCAACCTCATCACCGAACTCTCCGCCCGCCGGCTCGGCGTGCTCATGATTTCCTCCGAACTCGTCGAGATCGTCGGCCTCTGCCACCGCGCCTACGTGATGTGCGAAGGCACGATCACCGGCGAACTCGCCGGCGACGAAATCACCGAGGAGGCCATCATGCGCCTCGCCCTCCCCAAACGCGCCGCTGCCTGA
- a CDS encoding short-chain dehydrogenase, whose product MSLFSLQDKIALVTGAGSGIGQRIAVGLAEAGASVACLDLSASAGLTDTVARIEALGRRALALAGDVTQEPDLAAAIGKTESGLGPLAIAINCAGIAGDAPAEDMPLEKWRRMIDVNLTGIFLSCQAEARAMLPRKSGSIVNIASMSGLIVNRGVLQAHYNTAKAGVIHLTKSLAMEWAARGVRVNAISPGYTATAITRRPEVAEMVRRFEAETPLGRMASVDELVGPAVFLSSAAASFCTGSNLVVDGGFVCW is encoded by the coding sequence ATGAGCCTCTTCAGCCTTCAGGATAAAATCGCCCTCGTCACCGGAGCCGGCAGCGGCATCGGACAACGCATCGCCGTGGGCCTCGCCGAAGCCGGCGCCTCCGTCGCCTGCCTCGACCTCTCCGCCAGCGCCGGCCTCACCGACACCGTGGCGCGCATCGAAGCGCTGGGCCGCCGCGCCCTCGCGCTCGCCGGCGATGTCACGCAGGAACCCGATCTCGCCGCCGCCATCGGGAAAACCGAATCCGGCCTCGGTCCGCTGGCCATCGCCATCAACTGCGCCGGCATCGCCGGCGACGCGCCCGCCGAGGACATGCCCCTGGAAAAATGGCGGCGCATGATCGACGTCAACCTCACCGGCATTTTCCTTTCCTGCCAGGCCGAGGCCCGCGCCATGCTTCCCCGCAAGAGCGGCAGCATCGTCAACATCGCCTCCATGTCCGGCCTCATCGTCAATCGCGGTGTCCTTCAGGCCCACTACAACACTGCCAAGGCCGGCGTCATCCATCTCACGAAAAGTCTCGCCATGGAATGGGCCGCGCGCGGCGTCCGCGTCAACGCGATCAGCCCCGGGTACACTGCCACGGCCATCACCCGGCGGCCCGAGGTGGCGGAGATGGTCCGCCGGTTCGAGGCCGAAACGCCTCTCGGCCGCATGGCATCCGTCGACGAACTCGTCGGCCCCGCCGTCTTCCTCTCCAGCGCTGCCGCCTCGTTCTGCACCGGCAGCAATCTCGTCGTCGACGGCGGCTTCGTCTGCTGGTAA
- a CDS encoding ABC transporter substrate-binding protein → MHHASSHAPAFSRSAAARLSALAAACVTALALTLLACTAPSARAADKVGFANRTLNGAYFNALTEYFKINAKAAGFDTVTTDAKADLNKQVADVEDMLSQGIKYLVLNPQDPVGGARIARIAQRRGVPVITVDSDIADDAPVLTRILGANFKNGSLVGEYAVNQFGNKEINAVIISGNQGNLVGEARRTGFMVGVIEAQLRNTNQTRFQVLTQMWGNWDQQGGLKAMEDALVSQGAKVNCLFTEMDDMTLGAIRALRASGKLKNVRVYSHDGYSKGLLAVKSGDIQATAINDPEVFAKMAVDVCKKLAGGNTDIPDVLYTPSILVTKDNVDKHYNPEALY, encoded by the coding sequence ATGCACCACGCATCCTCCCACGCTCCTGCGTTCTCCCGCTCCGCTGCCGCGCGCCTCTCCGCGCTTGCGGCCGCCTGCGTTACCGCCCTCGCCCTCACGCTGCTTGCCTGCACCGCCCCCTCCGCCCGCGCAGCCGATAAAGTCGGTTTCGCCAACCGCACCCTCAACGGCGCCTACTTCAACGCCCTTACCGAATACTTCAAAATCAACGCCAAGGCCGCCGGTTTCGATACCGTCACCACCGACGCCAAGGCCGACCTCAACAAACAGGTCGCCGACGTCGAGGACATGCTCTCCCAGGGCATCAAGTACCTGGTCCTCAATCCGCAAGACCCCGTCGGTGGCGCCCGCATCGCCAGGATCGCGCAGCGGCGAGGCGTTCCGGTCATCACCGTCGACAGCGATATCGCGGACGACGCCCCGGTGCTCACCCGGATCCTCGGCGCCAATTTCAAGAACGGCAGCCTCGTCGGCGAATACGCCGTCAACCAGTTCGGCAACAAGGAGATCAACGCCGTCATCATCTCCGGCAACCAGGGCAACCTCGTCGGCGAAGCCCGCCGCACCGGTTTCATGGTCGGCGTCATCGAAGCCCAGCTCCGCAACACTAACCAGACCCGTTTCCAGGTCCTCACCCAGATGTGGGGCAACTGGGACCAGCAGGGCGGCCTCAAGGCCATGGAAGACGCGCTCGTCTCCCAGGGTGCCAAGGTCAACTGCCTCTTCACCGAGATGGACGACATGACCCTCGGGGCCATCCGCGCGCTCCGGGCCTCCGGCAAGCTCAAGAACGTTCGCGTGTATTCGCACGATGGCTACAGCAAGGGGCTCCTCGCCGTCAAGTCCGGCGACATCCAGGCCACCGCCATCAACGACCCCGAGGTCTTCGCCAAAATGGCCGTGGATGTCTGCAAGAAACTCGCCGGCGGCAACACGGATATCCCCGACGTGCTCTACACGCCCTCCATCCTCGTCACCAAGGACAACGTCGACAAGCACTACAATCCCGAGGCGCTCTACTGA
- a CDS encoding stilbene synthase, whose amino-acid sequence MHLHALATALPSDSFTQRECWDIVRASDRYHRLQRRSQLILRSVLTGDSGIATRHFAMPEIERIFERTPDELNAIFRDAAPRLAGVALKRALEQAGLHADALDALLVCTCTGYLCPGVSSYVAEQAGLRSDVFLQDLAGLGCAAAIPTLRAAQGVLAARPGAVVACVAVEVCSAAFYLDDDPGVLLSSCLFADGAAATLWRDTAGPCGLRCDGFSSLHEPQHRDRIRFEMRDGKLRNLLHASVPELAASAVSRLFATEAAQSGERSITRIIAHAGGRDVIQAIEAAVPGYPLDATRAVLRRCGNMSSPSVLFALEEALAGGKPGPAEDWWLVSFGAGFSAHGCRFGVSAPT is encoded by the coding sequence GTGCATCTTCACGCTCTCGCCACCGCCCTTCCGTCCGATTCCTTTACCCAACGGGAGTGCTGGGATATCGTCCGCGCCTCCGACCGTTATCACCGGCTGCAACGGCGTTCGCAGTTGATTTTGCGATCCGTGCTGACGGGGGATTCGGGTATCGCCACGCGGCACTTTGCGATGCCGGAGATCGAGCGGATTTTCGAACGCACTCCCGACGAGCTCAACGCCATCTTCCGCGACGCCGCGCCGCGGCTGGCTGGCGTCGCCCTGAAGCGCGCGCTGGAGCAGGCGGGACTGCACGCCGATGCACTCGATGCGTTGCTCGTGTGCACCTGCACCGGCTACCTTTGCCCTGGCGTGAGCAGCTATGTCGCGGAGCAGGCGGGTCTGCGTTCCGATGTTTTTCTGCAAGATCTCGCCGGGCTCGGTTGCGCAGCGGCGATTCCCACGCTGCGAGCGGCGCAGGGTGTGCTCGCGGCGCGTCCCGGAGCGGTGGTGGCCTGCGTCGCGGTGGAGGTATGTTCGGCGGCCTTTTATCTGGATGACGATCCGGGCGTGTTGCTCAGCAGTTGTCTTTTTGCCGATGGCGCCGCCGCCACCCTCTGGCGCGACACGGCGGGGCCTTGCGGATTGCGTTGCGACGGGTTTTCTTCGCTGCACGAGCCGCAACACCGGGATCGCATCCGTTTCGAAATGCGCGACGGCAAGCTTCGCAACCTGCTGCACGCCTCCGTGCCGGAGCTGGCGGCCAGCGCAGTGTCACGGTTGTTCGCGACCGAGGCGGCGCAATCGGGAGAGCGGTCGATTACCCGCATCATCGCTCATGCGGGCGGGCGCGATGTCATCCAGGCGATCGAAGCGGCGGTGCCCGGATATCCCCTCGATGCGACACGCGCGGTACTGCGGCGATGTGGCAACATGAGCAGTCCGTCCGTGCTGTTTGCGCTCGAGGAAGCGCTCGCCGGAGGGAAGCC